One window of Streptomyces sp. NBC_00273 genomic DNA carries:
- a CDS encoding delta-60 repeat domain-containing protein: MAALGAALVLCCPGVALAAPGDLDPSFDTDGRATADFGGTDEGRAMALPADGRIMVAGRTGGDFVLARYNTDGSLDTTFDTDAGRPRCKG; encoded by the coding sequence GTGGCGGCCCTGGGTGCGGCGCTCGTGCTGTGCTGTCCCGGCGTCGCGCTGGCCGCCCCGGGCGACCTGGATCCCAGCTTCGACACCGACGGCAGAGCGACCGCCGACTTCGGCGGTACCGACGAGGGCCGCGCGATGGCGCTGCCGGCCGACGGCAGGATCATGGTCGCGGGCCGCACGGGCGGTGACTTCGTGCTGGCCCGGTACAACACCGACGGCAGCCTGGACACCACCTTCGACACGGACGCAGGTCGGCCACGATGTAAGGGGTGA
- a CDS encoding DUF6207 family protein, producing the protein MEVPLAGGQCPAGVPLGQQKRAREMKPIDEQDIAEPGLVVLDITGGSEDSVQAVMAALEKRWAISGIGPVHRDPGKPGVRARIYADVLGPGRECP; encoded by the coding sequence GTGGAAGTACCGCTCGCAGGCGGCCAGTGCCCGGCCGGCGTCCCGCTCGGCCAGCAAAAACGTGCCCGGGAGATGAAGCCGATCGACGAGCAGGACATCGCGGAGCCCGGCCTGGTGGTGCTGGACATCACCGGCGGGAGCGAGGACTCCGTCCAGGCCGTTATGGCCGCGCTGGAAAAACGCTGGGCGATTTCGGGCATCGGCCCGGTGCATCGAGATCCCGGCAAACCCGGTGTCCGGGCCCGGATCTACGCCGACGTCCTGGGCCCGGGGCGGGAGTGCCCTTAG